One region of Lebetimonas natsushimae genomic DNA includes:
- a CDS encoding tyrosine-type recombinase/integrase, whose amino-acid sequence MARVVKSLTDTKIKNLKPKEKKYKRNDGKRLYIVVEPNGRKWWMYEYMYNGKRTPKSLGNYPEITLKKARELREKYRKMELENIPPSMLNKSSKQQNTLKNLVIEYLDRKNISDKHKKGTLNRLNNHIFKYIGDMNIRDIKKIDIVNIFRNLTHIPETARRLFNILDNTFKYASTLEIVERNIIADVDFSVLVPKKESKNFPHITDIEEMKKLLKDIENCKCDITVKTALKLAPYLFVRPFPLVAMEWSEIDFEKKEWHIPAHKMKKKREHIVPLTDSIINILKEIEPFTGNREFVFYSPRSKDKHITTDTLNRALKRLGYKDKMTTHGFRHFAATVLNENAKKIGISQNAIAAQLSHTDFKDTMNRVYNKAIYMDERKKLMEWWSDFIDSLKS is encoded by the coding sequence ATGGCAAGGGTAGTTAAAAGCTTAACTGATACAAAAATAAAAAATTTAAAACCGAAAGAAAAGAAATATAAAAGAAATGACGGGAAAAGATTATATATTGTAGTTGAACCAAACGGCAGGAAATGGTGGATGTATGAATATATGTATAACGGTAAAAGAACACCAAAATCGCTTGGTAACTATCCTGAAATAACTTTAAAAAAAGCAAGGGAACTAAGAGAAAAATACAGAAAAATGGAACTGGAAAACATTCCCCCGTCAATGCTTAATAAATCCTCTAAACAACAAAATACATTAAAAAATCTTGTAATAGAATATTTAGATAGGAAAAATATTTCGGATAAACATAAAAAAGGCACCTTAAACAGACTAAACAATCATATTTTTAAATACATTGGCGATATGAACATAAGGGATATTAAAAAAATTGACATAGTCAACATTTTCAGAAATTTAACCCATATCCCTGAAACTGCAAGGAGACTGTTTAATATTTTGGACAATACTTTCAAATACGCATCAACACTTGAAATTGTTGAAAGAAACATTATTGCCGATGTAGATTTCAGTGTTTTAGTTCCTAAAAAAGAATCAAAAAATTTTCCTCATATTACCGACATAGAAGAGATGAAAAAACTTTTAAAAGATATAGAAAACTGTAAATGTGATATAACTGTTAAAACTGCCTTAAAACTTGCCCCTTATCTTTTTGTAAGACCTTTCCCGCTTGTTGCTATGGAATGGAGTGAAATTGATTTTGAAAAGAAAGAATGGCATATACCAGCTCATAAAATGAAGAAAAAAAGAGAACATATCGTTCCCTTGACAGACAGTATCATAAACATTTTAAAAGAGATTGAACCTTTTACAGGAAATAGAGAATTTGTTTTTTATTCCCCAAGAAGCAAAGATAAACATATTACCACAGATACCCTAAACCGTGCATTAAAAAGACTTGGATATAAAGACAAAATGACAACCCACGGATTTAGACACTTTGCCGCCACTGTTTTAAATGAAAATGCCAAAAAAATTGGAATTTCACAAAATGCCATTGCCGCTCAGTTATCCCATACCGATTTTAAAGATACAATGAATAGGGTTTATAACAAAGCCATTTATATGGACGAAAGGAAAAAACTGATGGAGTGGTGGAGTGA